The proteins below are encoded in one region of Thermococcus peptonophilus:
- the proS gene encoding proline--tRNA ligase, giving the protein MAVERKKWSENFSEWYNELIETAGIQDKRYPVKGMNVWLPYGLKIMRNIERFIHAEMERTGHDEVLFPALIPETEFQKEAEHIKGFEGEVYWVTHAGLDPLDVRLILRPTSETAMYSMFSLWIRSHADLPFKIYQIVNVYRYETKHTRPLIRVREISRFFEAHTAHDSYEDAERQIKEDLEIFDNLAKFLALPYIISKRPEWDKFPGAYYSLGAEVMMPDGRTLQIGTMHNYKQNFAKAYNIQYETETGDHEYVHQTTFGMSERLLAAVIAIHGDDRGMVLPPTIAPIQVVIVPIPKKDSEADVFAYAREIAEELKTAGLRVHVDERDIRPGRKYYDWELKGVPLRIEVGPRDVEGKKAVLARRDTLEKITVEREKIVEEVRKTLDAIHENLYQRAKEFLETHIKRVDTIEEAKKVFEDRRGIVEIPWCGEEECGLKMEEELEAKMLGIPYPEEKAKAPEGKKCPVCGREAKFIARFARTY; this is encoded by the coding sequence ATGGCGGTTGAGAGGAAGAAGTGGAGCGAGAACTTCAGCGAGTGGTACAACGAGCTGATCGAAACTGCTGGAATCCAGGACAAGCGCTACCCGGTTAAGGGAATGAACGTCTGGCTTCCCTACGGCCTCAAGATCATGCGCAACATAGAGCGCTTCATCCACGCCGAGATGGAAAGAACTGGACACGACGAGGTCCTTTTCCCCGCTTTGATCCCTGAAACCGAGTTCCAGAAAGAGGCGGAGCACATAAAGGGGTTCGAGGGTGAGGTTTACTGGGTAACCCATGCTGGCCTCGATCCTCTCGATGTAAGGCTCATCCTCAGACCGACGAGCGAGACGGCCATGTATTCGATGTTCTCACTCTGGATAAGGTCTCACGCTGACTTGCCGTTCAAGATATACCAGATCGTCAACGTCTACCGCTACGAGACCAAGCACACCAGACCCCTCATCCGTGTCAGGGAGATAAGCAGGTTCTTCGAGGCCCACACCGCCCACGACAGCTACGAGGACGCTGAAAGGCAGATAAAGGAGGACCTTGAGATATTCGACAACCTTGCGAAGTTTCTCGCTCTGCCCTACATAATCTCAAAGCGCCCGGAGTGGGACAAGTTCCCCGGGGCTTACTACTCCCTCGGCGCTGAGGTTATGATGCCCGACGGAAGGACGCTCCAGATAGGCACGATGCACAACTACAAGCAGAACTTCGCAAAGGCATACAACATCCAGTACGAGACCGAAACCGGCGACCACGAGTACGTCCATCAGACGACCTTTGGAATGAGCGAGAGGCTTTTAGCGGCCGTCATAGCGATTCACGGCGACGATAGGGGAATGGTGCTCCCGCCGACGATAGCTCCGATACAGGTTGTAATAGTTCCCATCCCCAAGAAGGACAGTGAGGCTGACGTTTTCGCCTACGCGAGGGAGATAGCTGAGGAGCTAAAAACGGCCGGGCTCAGAGTCCACGTTGACGAGCGCGACATAAGGCCCGGAAGGAAGTACTACGACTGGGAGCTTAAAGGTGTCCCACTCAGGATAGAGGTTGGCCCGAGGGACGTGGAAGGAAAGAAGGCCGTCCTAGCTAGGAGGGACACCCTCGAAAAGATAACCGTCGAGAGGGAGAAGATCGTCGAGGAAGTCAGGAAGACCCTTGATGCCATCCACGAAAACCTCTACCAGAGGGCCAAAGAGTTCCTTGAGACCCACATCAAGCGCGTTGACACAATCGAGGAGGCCAAAAAGGTCTTCGAGGACAGGCGCGGGATCGTTGAAATTCCCTGGTGCGGTGAGGAGGAGTGCGGCCTCAAGATGGAGGAGGAACTTGAGGCAAAGATGCTTGGTATTCCCTACCCTGAGGAGAAGGCCAAAGCCCCAGAGGGCAAGAAGTGCCCGGTCTGCGGCAGGGAAGCCAAGTTCATCGCGAGGTTCGCGAGGACTTACTGA
- a CDS encoding YfcE family phosphodiesterase, whose product MRIAAVTDIHGKLEKVKRLARILEEERPDIILIAGDITNFSGAEVARKVLKPLMDLGVSLLAVHGNCDGRDVPELLEELGISLHNKRKEVNNTGFVGVGGSNITPFNTIWELTEDEIMEILRRNYKPGDIILSHAPPKDTKADRVHSGLHVGSTALREFIEKNQPPLVVTGHIHEARSVDELGKTVIVNPGPLFRGYYAVIDFDEKEKVVKNVELREL is encoded by the coding sequence ATGAGGATAGCGGCGGTCACTGACATCCACGGGAAGCTTGAAAAGGTGAAGAGGCTCGCAAGGATTCTTGAGGAAGAAAGGCCAGACATTATCCTCATTGCTGGCGACATAACGAACTTCAGCGGCGCAGAGGTTGCCAGAAAAGTCCTTAAACCGCTTATGGATCTTGGTGTCTCACTCTTAGCCGTTCACGGAAACTGCGACGGCAGGGATGTCCCTGAGCTGCTGGAGGAACTCGGAATATCACTTCACAACAAGAGAAAGGAAGTAAACAACACAGGCTTCGTGGGGGTAGGAGGCTCAAACATAACACCCTTCAATACCATCTGGGAGCTCACGGAGGATGAGATAATGGAAATCTTAAGGAGGAATTACAAGCCAGGAGACATCATTCTCTCCCACGCTCCTCCGAAGGACACTAAAGCTGATAGAGTCCACTCAGGCCTCCACGTCGGGAGCACAGCTCTCAGGGAGTTCATAGAGAAGAACCAACCGCCGCTCGTTGTTACGGGACACATCCACGAGGCGAGAAGCGTTGATGAGCTTGGAAAGACAGTCATAGTGAACCCAGGCCCGCTCTTCAGAGGATATTATGCGGTTATAGACTTCGACGAAAAGGAAAAAGTCGTGAAAAACGTTGAGCTAAGGGAGCTTTAA
- a CDS encoding pyridoxal phosphate-dependent aminotransferase, producing the protein MALSDRLDMVNPSEIRKLFDLAAGMQDVISLGIGEPDFDTPEHIKEYAKEALDKGYTHYGPNAGLPMLREAVAKKLKEQNGIEVDPKTEVMILTGANQAFLMGLATFLKDGEEVLIPSPMFVSYAPAVILAGGKPVEVPTYEENEFRLSVDDLEKHVTDKTRALIINTPNNPTGSVLTKKDLEEIADFAVEHDLMVISDEVYEHFVYDGVKNHSIASLDGMFERTITVNGFSKTFAMTGWRLGFVAAPAWIIEKMTRFQMYNSTCPVTFVQYAAAKALEDPRSWKAVEEMRKEYDRRRSLVWKRLNEMGLPTVKPKGAFYIFPRIRDTGLTDHQFSELMLKEARVAVVPGSAFGKAGEGYIRISYATAYEKLEEAMDRMEKVLKEKKLV; encoded by the coding sequence ATGGCGCTGAGCGACAGGCTTGATATGGTTAATCCTTCTGAGATTAGGAAGCTTTTCGACCTCGCCGCTGGGATGCAGGATGTTATCTCACTCGGCATCGGTGAGCCCGATTTTGACACCCCTGAGCATATCAAAGAATACGCAAAAGAGGCCCTCGACAAAGGGTATACCCACTATGGCCCGAACGCCGGCCTGCCAATGCTTAGGGAGGCCGTTGCCAAAAAGCTCAAGGAGCAGAACGGCATAGAGGTCGATCCAAAAACCGAAGTTATGATCCTAACCGGAGCCAACCAGGCGTTCCTCATGGGTCTGGCAACGTTTCTTAAGGATGGTGAGGAAGTCCTCATCCCCTCTCCGATGTTCGTAAGTTACGCCCCGGCGGTCATTCTGGCAGGAGGAAAGCCCGTTGAGGTTCCAACCTACGAGGAAAACGAGTTCAGGCTTTCAGTTGACGATCTGGAAAAGCACGTTACTGATAAGACGAGAGCTCTCATCATAAACACCCCAAACAACCCCACTGGCTCCGTTCTCACTAAGAAAGACCTTGAGGAGATAGCCGACTTCGCCGTTGAGCACGACCTTATGGTAATCAGCGATGAAGTTTACGAGCACTTCGTCTACGACGGTGTTAAGAACCACAGCATCGCTTCGCTCGACGGCATGTTCGAGAGAACCATCACGGTAAATGGCTTCTCAAAGACCTTCGCCATGACCGGTTGGAGACTTGGTTTCGTCGCCGCTCCAGCGTGGATAATCGAAAAGATGACGCGCTTCCAGATGTACAATTCTACCTGCCCGGTTACCTTCGTTCAGTACGCAGCCGCTAAGGCCCTTGAAGACCCAAGGAGCTGGAAGGCCGTGGAGGAGATGAGGAAGGAATACGACAGGAGGAGGAGCCTAGTCTGGAAGCGCTTAAATGAAATGGGCCTTCCGACCGTAAAGCCGAAAGGAGCCTTCTACATCTTCCCGCGGATACGGGATACGGGTCTCACAGATCACCAGTTCAGCGAGCTTATGCTCAAGGAGGCCAGGGTTGCAGTGGTTCCCGGCTCTGCCTTCGGGAAAGCCGGAGAGGGCTACATCAGGATAAGCTACGCTACTGCCTACGAGAAGCTTGAGGAAGCTATGGACAGGATGGAAAAAGTCCTGAAGGAGAAAAAGCTCGTTTAA
- a CDS encoding carbamoyltransferase family protein, with product MILGVHDGHDAGAVLIDGERIFAVNEERLNRIKKYRGFPELSIRKVLEMARASPEDVEIIAVAGIFRKQKRLIELEENLKAIFGPDFKRKVLFVEHHLAHSASAYYTSGWRDAIALSIDAAGDGLSSSIYVARDGEMIRIAQSTYLDSLGDFYASVTELLGFKPMRHEGKVMSLAAYGKPTYDLSSIIELNGLTFENHLKVVGIEATRKLAELFKYPLRHAKEIAMQLKRGKLDGKLQRKAIEIAASAQAHLEKLIEELGLRLKGHSLPVAYAGGVAQNVKANAVLRHVFGDDNLWVFPAMDDGGLAFGAAVFLKAQLERLDGKWKPFRLKHVYLGPGYSSEEIESFLRREGIDYEEVSDIPGFVADALVDGNLVGLFQGRMEYGPRALGNRSILANPGDEGVKGRLNIALKRDVFQPFAPSMLWEKAEEYLEDLNGRPNEFMTMSYTASEEFRKMAPAVVHVDGTTRPQAVRKEINELYYLTIEKFSKQTGLSAVLNTSFNMHGEPIVCSPADAVKTFREAGLDTLVIGNFVVSR from the coding sequence ATGATCCTCGGAGTCCACGACGGCCACGACGCGGGAGCTGTTCTGATAGACGGAGAGAGAATCTTCGCGGTGAACGAGGAGCGCTTAAACCGAATTAAAAAGTACCGCGGTTTTCCAGAGCTGAGCATAAGGAAAGTCCTTGAGATGGCCAGGGCTTCCCCAGAGGACGTTGAGATTATAGCGGTTGCGGGGATATTCCGGAAGCAGAAACGGCTCATCGAGCTTGAGGAGAACTTGAAGGCGATTTTTGGCCCAGATTTTAAGCGGAAGGTCCTCTTCGTCGAGCACCACCTTGCCCATTCCGCCTCGGCCTACTACACCTCAGGCTGGAGGGATGCGATAGCGCTGAGCATAGATGCGGCAGGAGACGGGCTTAGCTCATCCATCTACGTTGCGAGAGACGGTGAGATGATCAGGATAGCCCAGAGCACTTACCTCGACTCCCTCGGGGACTTCTATGCATCAGTTACTGAACTGCTCGGCTTCAAGCCGATGAGGCACGAGGGCAAGGTGATGAGCTTAGCGGCCTATGGAAAGCCCACCTATGATTTAAGCTCGATAATCGAACTAAACGGCCTGACCTTCGAGAACCACCTCAAGGTTGTTGGCATCGAGGCAACGAGGAAGCTGGCAGAACTGTTTAAGTATCCGCTCAGGCATGCAAAGGAGATAGCTATGCAACTGAAGCGCGGAAAGCTCGACGGGAAGCTCCAGCGGAAGGCGATAGAGATAGCCGCCAGCGCCCAAGCCCACCTTGAGAAACTAATCGAGGAGCTTGGCCTTAGACTTAAAGGCCACTCCCTGCCCGTGGCCTACGCCGGCGGTGTCGCCCAGAACGTTAAGGCCAACGCGGTTTTAAGGCACGTTTTCGGAGACGACAACCTGTGGGTATTCCCGGCGATGGACGACGGTGGCCTCGCCTTTGGTGCCGCTGTCTTCCTCAAGGCCCAGCTGGAAAGGTTGGACGGAAAGTGGAAGCCCTTCAGATTAAAGCATGTCTATTTGGGGCCTGGGTATTCCAGTGAAGAGATAGAAAGCTTTCTCAGGAGGGAAGGCATTGATTATGAGGAGGTAAGTGATATTCCAGGATTCGTTGCAGATGCCCTCGTTGATGGCAATCTCGTCGGCCTCTTCCAGGGGAGGATGGAATACGGGCCGAGGGCTTTGGGCAACCGCTCGATCCTCGCCAATCCGGGGGACGAAGGCGTGAAGGGGAGGCTTAACATCGCCCTGAAGAGGGACGTCTTCCAGCCATTCGCGCCCTCCATGCTCTGGGAAAAAGCCGAAGAATACCTTGAAGACCTGAACGGAAGGCCGAACGAGTTCATGACAATGAGCTATACTGCCAGTGAGGAGTTTAGAAAAATGGCTCCCGCCGTTGTCCACGTTGACGGGACGACAAGACCACAGGCTGTAAGGAAAGAGATCAACGAATTGTACTACCTCACAATTGAGAAGTTCAGCAAACAGACGGGGCTCAGTGCGGTTCTCAACACAAGCTTCAACATGCACGGGGAGCCGATAGTCTGTTCACCTGCCGATGCTGTGAAGACTTTCAGAGAGGCGGGCCTCGACACTCTTGTCATCGGCAACTTCGTTGTATCACGCTAA